The genomic segment ATTCACACTTTTTAGCCTTACTAATTTATTAAAAGCCTTATCTGGTTAAAAGTGGCATTTGAAATTGCAATCATGTATTATAATTTTTAGGTTAAATACTTGTTTTTTAAGGAGATAATAATTTATATGTCTAAGATTGTTAGCATTAATGCTTACGAAGTATTAGATAGTCGTGGCAATCCTACTGTAAAAGTTGAACTTACTACAGAAAAAGCCTACGCCGAAGCCTTAGTTCCTTCTGGTGCTTCTACTGGTTCAAAAGAAGCTTTGGAATTAAGAGATAAAGGTACAAAATACGAAAAAAATTGATTTGGTGGCAAAGGTGTACAAACCGCAGTCGACAATGTTAATGAAATCATCTTTCCCGCTCTTAAAGGTAAAGATGTTACTAAACAATTTGAAATTGACAAGTTAATGATTGAACTTGATGGTACCGAAACTAAATCTAAATTAGGAGCAAATGCAATTTTAGCAGTTTCGCTTGCAGTGGCAAAAGCCGCAGCAAACGAAGCTAATGTGCCACTATATGCTTATTTAGCTAAACTAGATAATCGTCAAGCTTATAAACTTCCTGTACCAATGTTAAATGTAATTAATGGTGGTGAACACGCTTCTAATACCATTGATTTCCAAGAATTCATGATTATGCCTTTAGGAGCAAAGACGTTTAAAGAAGCAATGCAAATTGCAAACTTCGTGTTTCACACTTTAGCAAAACTACTAAAAGAAGCGGGACACGGCACTCAAGTTGGTGATGAAGGAGGATTTGCTCCTAACCTTCACACTCACGAAGAAACTTTGGATTTCCTTGTTAATGCTATTAAAAAAGCTGGCTACAATCCAGCTACTAGTGGAGACAATGCAGTTGCTATTTGCCTAGACACTGCTAGTTCAGAACTATATTGCTCAGAGTCAAAAACTTATACATTTAAAAAATTCAAAAAAGCACTTGATGAAAAACGCCCAGGTTTTGAAAAATATGCTTCAATGAAGTATAAATTCACTAGTGATGAATATGTTGAATACTACGGCAACTTAATTGCTAAATATCCAATTATCTCAATTGAAGACTCGCACGATGAAAATGATTGAGAAGGCTTTAGAAAAATGAAGAAATTATATGGCAATCGTGTGCAACTTGTCGGCGACGATTTAATTGTAACTAACCCTAAATATATTAAAATGGCAATCGAAAAAGATGCTATTAACGCTTCGTTAATTAAAATTAATCAGATTGGCTCGCTTTGAGAAACAATTGAAGCAATCAAAATGACTCAAGCCGCTAATATGGTTCCAGTAATTTCACACCGTTCTGGCGAAACCGAAGACACTTTTATTGCTGACCTTGCTGTTGCTTTTAACACTGGAGAAATTAAAACTGGCTCACTTTCAAGAACCGATCGCATTGCCAAATACAATCGTCTGCTAAAAATTGAACAAGAATTAGGTAACAAAGCAAAATATGAAGGAAGAGCTTCATTTAGCAATTTAAAATAACTTTAAAACCCTTTAATTAAGTCGGAATTTTATTCCGATTTTAATTTTAACGATTTGCCTTTTTGTAAAATTTAGTACAATTTAGTATAAAAAGTTAATATAAAGTTAAGGAAATATTATGGAAAGAAAATTTAGTGAACAAGAACAGGTTAGACGCGACAAAGTAACAGCTTTAGAAAAACAGAATATTAGAGCATTTTCACAAACAATTAAACCTACTCACACAAGTGAAGAAATTCATGCTAATTTTGCTAATAAAGAACGTGAGGATATTGAAAAAACCAACACCATTGCCGTGTTAAATGGAAGAGTGATTGCCCAACGTGGACCATTTTTAGTATTACAAGGTCGTAGCAGTACATTGCAAATTTATGTAGATAAAAAAGCATTGAATGAAGAAACACTTATTATTCTAAAGCAACTAGATTTAGGCGACATTATTAGTGCCACCGGGTTAGTTTCTAAAACTCACACCGGGGAGCTTATGATTAAAGCTAGCGATATTAAACTTCTAACAAAATCATTAATTCCTTTACCCGATAAATTTCATGGTTTAGTTGATCGTGAAGATCGCTATCGTCATCGTTATGTTGATACTATTGTTAATGAAGATGTCAAAAAAACTTTTATTCTAAGAAGCAAAATCATTAAATTAATTCGTGAATATTTTGATAATTTAAACTTTTTAGAAGTTGACACACCAGTTCTTCAACCAATTTTAGGTGGTGCTGCTGCTAAACCATTTATTACTTATTACAATGCTTTAAATTGCAACTTTTATTTAAGAATTGCCACTGAACTTCCACTTAAAAAACTAATAGTCGGAGGGTTTGAAAGAGTATACGAAATCGGTAGAATTTTTAGAAACGAAGGTATTGATACCACACATAACCCTGAATTTACTTCAATTGAGTTTTATGAAGCTTATTCAGATATGTGAGGCATGATGGAACGTACCGAGGGTGTGTTTAGATATATTGCTGAAAAATTGAATGTTCAAAAACTAAATTTTGCTGGTAAAGAAATCGATATTACCAAACCTTTTGCCAAAATTAATATGGTAGATGCTGTTAGTGAAAAAATTGGTGTTAATGTAAGAGAACTAGATGATAAAAAAGCTCTTGAATTGGCGAAACAACATGATATTAAAGTTGAAAAATACTTTAAATTAGGTCATGTTATTGAAGCATTATTTGAAAAATACATTGAAGAAACTTTGATTCAACCAACTTTTGTTTATGGACATCCTTTGGATATTAGTCCGCTTGCATTTAAAGATGAAAGTGATCCTCGCTTTACTCAAAGAGCAGAACTATTTATTTGCACTAAAGAATTTGCTAACATGTACACTGAGTTAAATGATCCTTTTGATCAATTACAGCGTTTCGAAGCACAACTAGATGAAAAAAATGCCGGTAATGAAGAAGCTAATGAAATTGACTGAGATTTTGTTAAGGCACTTGAATATGGTATGCCGCCAACCGGAGGTTGTGGAATTGGTATTGAAAGGCTTATCATGTTCT from the Metamycoplasma arthritidis genome contains:
- the lysS gene encoding lysine--tRNA ligase, translating into MERKFSEQEQVRRDKVTALEKQNIRAFSQTIKPTHTSEEIHANFANKEREDIEKTNTIAVLNGRVIAQRGPFLVLQGRSSTLQIYVDKKALNEETLIILKQLDLGDIISATGLVSKTHTGELMIKASDIKLLTKSLIPLPDKFHGLVDREDRYRHRYVDTIVNEDVKKTFILRSKIIKLIREYFDNLNFLEVDTPVLQPILGGAAAKPFITYYNALNCNFYLRIATELPLKKLIVGGFERVYEIGRIFRNEGIDTTHNPEFTSIEFYEAYSDMWGMMERTEGVFRYIAEKLNVQKLNFAGKEIDITKPFAKINMVDAVSEKIGVNVRELDDKKALELAKQHDIKVEKYFKLGHVIEALFEKYIEETLIQPTFVYGHPLDISPLAFKDESDPRFTQRAELFICTKEFANMYTELNDPFDQLQRFEAQLDEKNAGNEEANEIDWDFVKALEYGMPPTGGCGIGIERLIMFFTENDSIREVLLFPQLKAVSQK
- the eno gene encoding phosphopyruvate hydratase, which translates into the protein MSKIVSINAYEVLDSRGNPTVKVELTTEKAYAEALVPSGASTGSKEALELRDKGTKYEKNWFGGKGVQTAVDNVNEIIFPALKGKDVTKQFEIDKLMIELDGTETKSKLGANAILAVSLAVAKAAANEANVPLYAYLAKLDNRQAYKLPVPMLNVINGGEHASNTIDFQEFMIMPLGAKTFKEAMQIANFVFHTLAKLLKEAGHGTQVGDEGGFAPNLHTHEETLDFLVNAIKKAGYNPATSGDNAVAICLDTASSELYCSESKTYTFKKFKKALDEKRPGFEKYASMKYKFTSDEYVEYYGNLIAKYPIISIEDSHDENDWEGFRKMKKLYGNRVQLVGDDLIVTNPKYIKMAIEKDAINASLIKINQIGSLWETIEAIKMTQAANMVPVISHRSGETEDTFIADLAVAFNTGEIKTGSLSRTDRIAKYNRLLKIEQELGNKAKYEGRASFSNLK